From Poecile atricapillus isolate bPoeAtr1 chromosome Z, bPoeAtr1.hap1, whole genome shotgun sequence, one genomic window encodes:
- the LOC131573007 gene encoding glioma pathogenesis-related protein 1-like: MKITFFFAALFLLDFFTFIPANLQYPLPDIEDAKFIEDCVRTHNTFRSKVNPPASNMFRMSWDAALAKSAKAWAKKCKFNHNIHLDMPGKMHPTFPFVGENIWTGTDRIFSVDAALRSWFNEVSSYDFSTNTCSDKCGHYTQVIWAESYKVGCAVHFCNTVENFPGLFKAAHFVCNYGPAGNYPRKPYKEGQPCSRCSNDKCVDKLCENAKREKLISYANWYPDWDTQPQPPRPRPPRPPVPSDVPPAEHPQPSCDQYCLSVLILRPLFLVLSAGAVLLVQQKFPHMFFYK; this comes from the exons atgaaaatcacatttttctttgctgcatTGTTCTTACTGGATTTCTTCACTTTCATTCCTGCTAATCTGCAATATCCCTTGCCTGACATAGAAGATGCAAAGTTCATTGAAGATTGTGTGAGAACTCACAACACATTTCGATCCAAAGTGAATCCACCAGCCAGCAATATGTTTCGCATG TCCTGGGATGCTGCTTTAGCTAAGAGTGCCAAAGCATGGGCAAAGAAGTGCAAGTTTAACCATAATATACACCTTGACATGCCAGGAAAAATGCATCCCACCTTCCCATTTGTTGGAGAAAACATCTGGACTGGTACAGACCGCATCTTCTCTGTGGATGCAGCTCTCAGGTCCTGGTTTAATGAAGTCAGCAGCTATGATTTCAGCACAAATACATGTAGTGACAAGTGTGGTCACTACACTCAG GTTATCTGGGCAGAGAGCTACAAAGTTGGCTGCGCAGTTCACTTCTGCAATACAGTTGAAAATTTTCCAGGACTGTTCAAAGCAGCACATTTTGTTTGTAACTATGGGCCAGC GGGGAATTACCCAAGAAAACCATATAAAGAAGGACAGCCATGCAGTAGATGCAGTAATGACAAGTGTGTAGACAAGCTCTGTG AAAATGCGAAACGTGAGAAGCTGATAA GTTATGCCAACTGGTATCCCGACTGGGATACACAGCCCCAGCCACCACGGCCCCGGCCCCCCAGGCCTCCTGTGCCATCAGACGTCCCACCTGCTGAGCATCCACAGCCTTCTTGTGACCAATACTGCCTTAGTGTTTTAATTTTAAGGCCACTGTTTCTCGTATTGAGTGCTGGTGCTGTACTTCTAGTACAACAGAAATTTCCACACATGTTTTTTTATAAGTAA
- the LOC131572683 gene encoding uncharacterized protein LOC131572683, with product MPRMFGGGGGGRPGRSPRGGKAGPGHYDPRQHGRGSPQTVYQVHRNPGNSDSNTYQSIQQMRNAMEKEIKNERTRGNGRELAFTLMPLYALGVGMFAAYKLLKMKSHEESHSKKEKSTEDKAKETEHQLLELEQHLAQTEKMLNSLLTQLDPLSNCVNALACEQKDEIMTQLQSIRRLMKESGLDKSENKMKDLGHICNEKLEDLIQSFSEHSQEKEMNNREDDCNEDLLEDIDNDYKIEEHELHSECEIHQLEPDVVEDEEMINRDAIESQEEMGLRRRNRYEWNLHM from the exons ATGCCCAGGATGTTCGGGGGAGGAGGCGGAGGGCGGCCCGGCCGGTCTCCGCGGGGCGGCAAGGCCGGCCCCGGCCATTACGATCCCCGTCAGCACGGCAGAG gtaGTCCTCAGACAGTTTATCAAGTTCACCGGAATCCAGGGAATTCTGACAGTAATACTTACCAGAGTATTCaacagatgagaaatgcaatggaaaaagagataaaaaatgagagaacaagaggaaatggtcGAGAGTTAGCATTCACCCTCATGCCACTGTATGCTCTTGGAGTGGGAATGTTTGCAGCATACAAACTTCTTAAG atgaaGTCACATGAAGAAAGTCactccaaaaaggaaaaaagtacaGAAGACAAGGCAAAGGAAACAG aGCATCAGCTTTTAGAACTGGAGCAACATCTAGCACAGACAGAGAAAATGTTAAATTCCTTATTGACTCAGTTGGATCCACTTTCAAACTG TGTCAATGCTTTAGCTTGTGAACAGAAAGATGAAATAATGACACAGCTCCAATCAATTAGACGACTGATGAAAGAAAGTGGATTGGATAAATCAGAAAACAAGATGAAAG ATCTTGGACACATTTGTAATGAGAAACTTGAAGATCTCATTCAGTCATTTTCTGAACATtctcaagaaaaagaaatgaacaaCAGAGAAGATGACTGTAATGAAGATTTGCTTGAGGATATTGATAATGATTACAAAATAGAAGAGCATGAATTACACAGTGAATGTGAAATACATCAGTTGGAGCCAGATGTTgtagaagatgaagaaatgatAAACAGAGATGCCATTGAATCTCAAGAAGAGATGGGACTGAGGAGACGCAATAGATATGAATGGAATCTGCATATGTAA